AATATTTGTGTTACTTTTGACTTAAATTACATTTGCagttgttttaaaaaaaaaaaaaaaaaaaaaaagagcaaaacTTCAAGTGTAAAGACATCAGATGTtgttcaaaaataaaacatacaaAATTGGAAGCACCAGATTAAACCAGTTTTAAGGGAAATGcaaataaatgatattaaaaatgaggAAAGATAGTGAAAAGTATAACTAAAAATtgattatcaaaaaaattaaattaaattaatttttttttttttttaatgataaaatttcaaaatcgtatctttctttttctatttattatgtttataaCTGTTCTCTACGTTAGTCCGCACAAGTaaatttgtttgtttgtttgtttgtctGTCTGTCTGTCtgattgcttttttttttttttttttttttttaaagcaatatttataagtatgCACAGAGTAGTAGCTCACATTAgtgtttattttcttctgaaaatattgttaataaaGTTTGTCTTGTCTATTTTGAACAGTAGgataaataatgaaactTATACAATACcagaaaaaaatgcaaaatatatCAGAAACTCTTATTCGAAGCACTTCAAATTTTTGGAATATCCAGGAGCTTTTGTAATGAGTTCTTTTGTACAAACAAATGAGAGAGATAATGTGAtatcaataaaattaaataagcaAGATATTCCTtcgaaaaaaatatcaacaTATTATGGACAGGTAACAATTGGAAAAAATTcagaaaacaaaattaatgttttatttgaTACTGGTTCAACGGAATTTTGGATACCCTATGAAAATTGTAAAGgttcaaaatttaataatactattattcataataagTACAAAAGGACCAATTctttcaaatataaatatgacaAGAAAGGATTACCCAGCTTGTTAGAAGTAAAATATCTTAGTGGAAAAATAATGGGATTTGACGGTAAATGATAGAGATTTACAATTATTGACAAGCTTATTCAGTACTACCTCTTCCTTTATCCTTAGTCAACTTCAATTGCTGATAATACTTATGTTTGTATTAGATACCTAtccatatatgtatgtatacatcaAAAAAGTATTCCTAAACCCATCGAACTTTTAAACTGTTTCTTTATAACCGTTACGGACATTTTCAGGATATGATACAGTGAATTTAGGGAAAGCTTTGTCCATTCCTGATACAAACATCGCTTTTGCTGTATGTCTCAACACACTTTTTGCAGCCACTTAGATTCGTGGTCCTCTTGAAAGATGCCTTTATGCccatttcaaaatatatattcacacacacacacacaccaTATCCTTCCCATTTTAAAATGATGTAAAtgcaaaatttaaatatacgtCATAATACCCGTTTATTTTTCTCAGACACAAGTAGATATACCAGTTTTAGAAGATTTTAAGTGGGTAAACAGGCGTTTTACGAAATATTCTGGCAATTTTTGGGCATtgataataatgtaaattgtgctttatgcatgtacatatatatatatatatatacatgtatatactcTTATGtgtgtactttttttatcGAATAAGGATGGTATATTGGGCTTGGGATTCGAGAACGAGGATTCCCAAAAACGTGGAGTAAAGCCATTGTTcgttaaaaacattttatttattcataatatccataaaaaaaagaagaaaaaaaaagaaataacacaacaaaacaatattatataaataatagaattaaaaagCAAAACATGTATCTTTCTCTAACACTATTTTCAGTTTAGATCACGTGAAGGATGACAAAATCTTGACAgctaaaaattacaaaaatatttttggatACTATATATCGGATAGAGGTAAACATATATGGATACGTTCTTATACGCTAGGATGAGAAGAGGCGTGAACCCTTTTTGTTTTGGGATATTAAagagaataaataatttttttttttttttttgtcttgcTTTTTTTTCAGAAGGATATATTACCTTTGGTGGAGTGGATAATCGATTGAAAAGATCGCCCGATGAAGAAATTATGTAAGGGATGaaattttcatttcctttattttttttttttttagtaatttagcgttaaaagtttttattttgtgttcTATTTTCCattccttctttttctttttcttctgaATTAGTTGGACCCCAGTTTCAACTGAAATGGGCTTTTGGACAAGTATTCACAAGATTCTGGAAAGGCGAAGAAAAGCGAAGCAGCactttttcgtttttcttaATAGATGTATTTGCCAATtcgtatgtatatttatgtatatatatgtatgggtatttatgcatatatatgtatatgtatgggtatttatgcatatatatgtatatgtatgaacatgtatgtatatgtatgtatatgtatgtgtatgtacatgCGAATAACAGTCCATTTGTTTTCTCAATTTGCTCTCCTGCTGTGACTTGTTCTAAGTTGATCTGGTTGGAATCAGAAAGGAAAATGCCCCTAATGTGAACAAGGAGCAAGGTGACGAGCTGATAGTAAAATACGAAGGGTTTCACGATGGAGGGAGTAAATCCATAGTTGATACGGGgacctttttaatatatgctCCAAAAAAGACTATGGAAAACTACTTAAACGATTTAACAATAAATTCTTGTGAggataaacataaattaccttacataatatttcaaataagagcaaaagaaatgaaatcAATAAATGGTACAGCTATTATTGAATTAGTATTGTCTCCAAATGACTATGTCATTGAGTATTTAGATGAGATTAACTCAACAAGAGAATGTGTTTTAGGAATTCAAGCAGATGATCAATCTGAGGAAGATCATATAGATGGTTGGACCTTGGGCCAAGTGTTTTTAAAATCTTACTACACTATTTTTGATAAAGATAATTTACAAATAGGTTTTGTTAGAAGTAAACAGAATTTTACTAAGGACGCTTATACGAAAAAATCGTTTCTAAGTGTAAGGTCAAAAAGGGGAAAAGCGAATAAGAACAATTATAACGGACCATTACAATAAAAAGATAAGCTACAATTTATAGGTAGAAAATGCAAGGGATACTAAGGTAAAACATATGAGAAACAAATAAcgttataaaaaagaaattagtGCTATTTTTGAAtgttatcaaaaaaaaaaaaaaaaaaaaaaagtatagtATAGTATAGTATAGTTAGTATAGTAGAGCATAGTATAATGATTAAAAAACATGTTTATGTTAAGATAAACAAATTTCTCCCAGAACGATGCCACCAGTTGTAAGAATATATTGACACATAAATTTAATCTgataaataagaaattttaaaaaatcttgTTTATTAAACTTGTATTggattatataaatgtatacgtTTATGTGTATGCACACGTTCTTGTGCGTGTATTTGTTTATGTTCATACGAGAACATTTAAGCaggtatgtacatatatatatgtatgtatatatgtatatacgtatgtacatatacatatatatgtacaacaTAAGACTATTTTtccattaaaatttttcctcaattttactattttacaTACTAATTGAATTGTTCAGAGtttgcttaattttttatactgttaaatgaatgaacttaaatagaaaaaagaaaaaaagaatgaaaaaatgtacaaatgaGTGGACGCAGAATTGCACAAACGAATGGACGCAGAATTGCACAAATGAATGAACACAAAAATGCACAAATGAATGAACACAAAAATGCACAAATGAATGGACACAAAAATGCACAAATGAATGGACGCAGAATTGCACAAACGAATGAACACAAAAGTGCATAAAcgaatgaatataaaaatgcacAATCGAACGAACGAAAAAAGGTCGAAAATGAACCATACAGGCACACATTCTTCTCAACAAATGTTCACTTGAAAAGAAAGGGCCTTAATATAACACGCTAAATTCTTGTTTAGCTGCTAAATGTTGataacacaaaaaataattatatttatgaaagaAGTTGTCAGTGAAATATAGCATcaaagagagaaaaaaaaaattatatgtaggtctactaaatttaaatagtatacagtataatattaaattttaagttttttacaaagtaatatttaaaaagaaaagagaagAGAAAGCATTTTTAATGCATTTGGGTAAGTACTCATAAACAtgaatttacaaataaaaaatttctgttaaaaaaaaagggagaattgtgtttgtacatattatatatatatatatatatatatatatatatatatatattctcgtactaaattttaatgaatataaaaaaaaggaaaaaaaaatttttaatacaaGATACAactgataaaaaaatgtaaatttactttatataatttcatttttcttgcTCGCGAACTAAAAATAAgggcttaaaaaaaaaaaaaggaaaaaatggaaaaaaaggaaaaagagaaTTGCATCAAACGCAAGTCTGtactaaatataaattagttGTATATAAGCATAAGTGACTAAAACGGAGTGAGGGAgctacatgtatatacaatattAAGCTTGTTTTTACTGCTTTCTTTTCTCCTTATTATTCTTCTTGTTCGTCTCCTTATTCGTCTTCTTATTCAtcttcttattttctttcttaACATTCTTCATCTTATTCATTCATATTTTCCGTTTtccataatttataaataaggGACTCACACAAAAAAGGTACGGGTCATAAGTTGTCAAGGTCTATGTCTTGGACTTCTTGGTCGACATATGATAACTCACTAACTGGTGATATGTTACCATTCATATTTgaagtatttttttcttttttttgcttatcCCATAAATCTTTACTTGCGTACAACTTAACATACTCTGttgataaggaaaaaaaaattatgaaaatataaaaaattgaaatgataaagtatgtatttatagtgaagaaaatacatattcataattcaatttgaaaaatattaaaacacaCAAGCACTGGAAAggaaacataaaaaaaaaaaaaaaatatatcgaAAAGAATaccttttactttttcttcataaatatttttgtcttTCATAAGTAATGAAGCCGCATCACTGTTTAGGGGATCAGATGGATTAGGGTAGGTGAGAAGTTGGGGTAGAAAAACTTCGAAAACATTTACAAGGccttaaaaaaaggaaaaaaagaagaaggtAGGTGTATCGGTGTGCTATACTGTACAATCATCTATCC
The window above is part of the Plasmodium malariae genome assembly, chromosome: 10 genome. Proteins encoded here:
- the PmUG01_10045000 gene encoding aspartyl protease, putative; amino-acid sequence: MHRVVAHISVYFLLKILLIKFVLSILNSRINNETYTIPEKNAKYIRNSYSKHFKFLEYPGAFVMSSFVQTNERDNVISIKLNKQDIPSKKISTYYGQVTIGKNSENKINVLFDTGSTEFWIPYENCKGSKFNNTIIHNKYKRTNSFKYKYDKKGLPSLLEVKYLSGKIMGFDGYDTVNLGKALSIPDTNIAFATQVDIPVLEDFKWDGILGLGFENEDSQKRGVKPFLDHVKDDKILTAKNYKNIFGYYISDREGYITFGGVDNRLKRSPDEEIIWTPVSTEMGFWTIDLVGIRKENAPNVNKEQGDELIVKYEGFHDGGSKSIVDTGTFLIYAPKKTMENYLNDLTINSCEDKHKLPYIIFQIRAKEMKSINGTAIIELVLSPNDYVIEYLDEINSTRECVLGIQADDQSEEDHIDGWTLGQVFLKSYYTIFDKDNLQIGFVRSKQNFTKDAYTKKSFLSVRSKRGKANKNNYNGPLQ